Proteins co-encoded in one Nicotiana sylvestris chromosome 7, ASM39365v2, whole genome shotgun sequence genomic window:
- the LOC104240851 gene encoding uncharacterized protein, with translation MHQATSNINNKILIFWDQDYTGSVIDQDEQQMTVELQHVEATEVFQLTVIYAKCKTNLRRPLWEVLRQKFLTYTIPWCVIGDFNVIASIKENIGGLPYQLSKSMDFLNMIEDCGLVDLGFYGPRYTWSNGRAPGSIIWKRLDKGMVNDNWLISFPATTISHLASTRSDENPLIMEMNVRQDTSKKYFKFLNCLVENEGFILLVQEIWNQEVRGNAMWIFYQKLKAVSNALSKWSRQEYEDIFQKAKEYEKK, from the coding sequence ATGCATCAAGCAACATCAAACATCAACAACAAAATCTTGATCTTTTGGGATCAAGACTATACAGGCTCAGTCATTGACCAAGATGAGCAGCAAATGACTGTTGAGCTACAACATGTAGAAGCAACTGAAGTTTTCCAATTAACTGTTATCTATGCCAAGTGCAAAACAAACCTCAGAAGACCACTGTGGGAGGTATTAAGGCAGAAATTCTTGACATATACCATCCCATGGTGCGTGATTGGAGATTTCAATGTTATTGCATCCATTAAAGAAAATATAGGGGGTCTACCATACCAACTAAGTAAGAGCATGGACTTCCTCAATATGATAGAAGATTGTGGACTTGTAGACCTGGGGTTCTATGGCCCTAGATATACTTGGTCTAATGGAAGAGCTCCAGGATCAATAATTTGGAAGAGATTGGACAAAGGCATGGTAAATGACAATTGGCTAATCTCATTCCCAGCTACCACCATTTCACACTTAGCCTCCACTAGGTCTGATGAAAATCCCCTTATAATGGAGATGAATGTCAGACAGGATACTAGCAAAAAGTACTTCAAGTTTCTCAACTGTTTGGTGGAAAATGAAGGCTTCATCCTTTTGGTTCAAGAAATTTGGAATCAGGAAGTCAGAGGTAATGCTATGTGGATCTTCTATCAAAAACTTAAAGCAGTCTCTAATGCTTTAAGTAAATGGTCGAGgcaggaatatgaggatatcttccAGAAGGCCAAGGAATATGAAAAAAAGTGA